AATAATCAACCAGGAATAGTGGCACAattctgtgatcccagcacctgggaggcttgGGTAAGAAGTTTGAGGCTTAGCCTAGACTATACACTGAGGCTCCacctaagtaaaaaaaaaaaaaaaaaaattctcaaagtcCTGCCTTTAAAATGTCCTGCTGAGCTCTCTGTCCCTCACAGTTTACAGATAGCAGGCTTAAAAGATGGGGCAGGGAAGCCgtgcatggtgacacatgccttttttaatcccagcactcgggaggcggaggcaggcagatttctgagtttgaggccaacctggtctacaaagtgagttccaggacagccagggctatacagagaaaccctgtctcgaaaaaacaaaaacaaaaccaaaaacaaacaaacaaacaaaaatacccccTCCTAAGTACTAACCTTCAGGAGTTTGAATCGAGAAGCTGGAACGATGAAGtgtctgttctgtttcttcttgcAAATGCTACAGCTAGATAGAAAGCAAGGGCCGGATCTTGAGTGTCACCTGCAGTACCCACAGGCCCAAGCAGCCCAGCCCAATGCCTGCAGAACCAGCTGACCTCAAGCGGGACACCCTTCTCAGCACCATCCAGGGAAGAGGACTTAGGCAGCTGGACAGGCCACCTGAAGCCTCGGCTCTTCGTGGCAGTGAAGCCTACTGGTGACAGAGCCAGCAGGGGAGACCACACAGCATTCAGCAATCCTGGACCTCATTTCTGCTGCCCCCCCTCCCGACCCTGAAGAGAAACAGTGGACTTAAAAGACACTCAGAAAATGGATTTCAGACACTGCTATACTCTTGTACCTCTTTAGACAGGCACATGAGAACTGAGGAAGGAGCCTTAGGTTTCCCCTAGTTCCACATAAGAAAATCAAGCTCCAAGCATTTTACCCAGAAATACCAAACTGGAAATTGAGTCaatacctgtttgttttttttttcaacccactatttttgtctgtttttatttctctaccTTAGGGACACTGAACCAGGGCATCATGCACACTAAGCAGGCATTCTACTACTCAAGTACGCTTCCACCTTTTCTAAGAAATTTAACTTTGGGGctatagatggctcagcagtttataGTGGTAGTTATGAGTAGCAGTAGaatctggttcaattcccagcaacagttccagggcatccaacaccctcctctgaATTCTGGGGGGTAGTGGAGGGTATGTGCTgcagatatgcatgcatgtaaaacATCCACATGCATAGAagaagtaagtttttaaaaattttaactttattctGTTCTTTAAGATAGAGGAGTcatgttaaaattttaactttttttttttttttgagacagggtctcatgtactcccaggctggcttcaacacTTACTATAGagttgaagatggccttgaacttctttgcttgcttattttgagaGAAGAGTCTCATGTGCACGAGCTGGTCACAAACACTGATGCAGCTGAGGACACAACCCTGACCTTCTgagtctcctgtctctacctccccctGGGACCACAGGCATATAATCATGCCAAGTTCAAGCAGTagtggggatcaaacccagttTTGTACAAGTTAACCAAAGGCTCTACCTCTAGCCCTAATTTACACTTTATTCTGACTTAGTATAGAATTCTCCAAGAAATTATGCCACAGTGCTTCTGTCAAAATCTGGACTTCATTAGTAGACTAGCCAGTTCTACACTTGAGGGGTATTTATgatttacataataaataatatttatggtATTTAATATCCATATAAGATTTAGGTACAATTAGAGGAAAAAGGACTGGACCCTCTTGAATAAGTATATGCCCATAGCCAGTCCAGAAGGTAAAGCCTGTTCCTCCTCTATTATAATGCCAGGGAAGATGCCAAGAAGCAGGCCttcgagggctggagagatggctgctcttccagaggttctgagttcaattcccagcaaccacatggtggctcacaaccctctgtaatgggatctaatgccatctcctggtgtgtgtgaagacagctacagtgtactcatacataaagtaaataaataattcaagaagCAAGCCTTCCACCACTGTTGGTGGCGGTACCATGGGCCTCATGCCAAGGACAGAGATTCAGCACACGAAAAGCTTCCAGGTGTAAATACTCTCCACCCGATTACTTCCATGTAGCTTCACTGACAGACTCCTAAGAAGATTCCACTCAAGGTGGGATTCCCAGCAACCCAACAGGGAATTATGGGCAGCCAGATCCACCTCTGCTAATCACTCCTAAGTCAGTGGGATCAGCTGGAGGCATGAGCCTATAAACCATAGCCCTAGAATCCCTGCTTTCTGTCACCTGAACTGTGCTGCTGTGTAACTCTGTGGTACAAACATGCACAGGCTCCCTAACACACAAACTGTGGGTGTTATTCTGACTAACTCAGAATGTTAGCCTtgccccacttaaaaaaaaaaattaatcagacCAGTGAGATGATTGGCAGGTAAAAGTACCTGCCACCAGCCTAGTGACTCcatcccacaagttgtcctctgacctacgcGCACAGTAAACGAAtaacatataatacattttttttttagttatcaCTGAAAATTCCAAGTTGTACACAAGGCAAAGAACAGAACAATGAATCTTTGTGTCCTCAGTACCTGATGTAACAGTTATCAGCTCACGGCCAACACTGTCTCATCCAGGTCCCTACTCCCCAGTTATCAGCTCATGGCCAACACTGTCTCATCCAGGTCCCTACTCCCCAGTTATCAGCTCATGGCCAACACTGTCTCATCCAGACCCCGACTCCCCACATTGGTCTGAAACACAGCCTTTATTGCTCTTCAACTCTTCTAAGCCAATCTGGAAAGATAAAATACTCACTTGCAGTCAAAGATGTGTAAGTCTGCTGAAGCCCAAACTTCAAAACGAACTGCTCCACAGTGGCAGCCTCCTGTGTGCTTCACCAGGCCCTGGTACtcactaaatgaaataaaaactagagCATAAAAATTTCTAACAGACAAGCAGGGGTTTTATGGCCTGGCCCCTTCACGATGtctttttgttcttaaaataaagccaggcctcattcatgtgtgtgtgtgtgtgtgtgtgtgtgtgtgtgtgtgtgtatgtatgtataggacAACCAGGTGCATCTCATAAAAGAGGTTCAGTATTTTTACTGGGAACTGTCTTGAATTTTATgactgcaaaataaaatattcccagAATTCAGTAAATCAGTAAATATGAGGCTATGAGAGAAGCCTGGCACATTTGCTCCCACTcccaacatttttattaatatgtcaactgattacttttttaaaaaaattacaagctgagccgggcgtggtggcacacgcctttaatcccagcactcaggaggcagaggcaggcggatttctgagttcgaggccagcctggtctacaaagtgagttccaggacagccagggctacacagagaaaacctgtctcgaaccccccccccccaaaaaaaaattacaagctaAGGACCAAGAAGAAACTTTACCAGCCTTAAGCAGCCACTAGGCAAACAGGCCAAATAATATTCAGTTTTGATTGTAATAAAGACAGTACAAGTGGCTATGAAAAAGTAAGACAGGTCGCTAAGTTGCCTTCTGCGAGGCAACAAAGGCTTCTCTAACTCCATTCATTCTCCTCATGCTTCCCAAGCCCACGGCTTTTCACACAACTGTATACAGTTGGAGCCAGCCCTGTAACTCAACATTAAGATTCAATCAACATCCTGAAGCCCCTTCCCCAAAGGACTAAATATTCTGGCCAAAAATCAACGAGACAATGTTTCGCGTGACTTCTGAATAACCACCAGAGGTGGAAACAGCCCACAGCAGCTTCAACTTGCCATCGGATTAAAGGCAAGACTAAAAGCTCACCCAACTTTCTCTAACAAGTTAaagtctcattttcttcctctatatACAATGttcattgtaaaataaataaataaataagccaaacAGTTTAATAACACAGTgagaaccccccacccccgtgatcATCCCACTTAGAGATCCCGTATTTGCTATTCATTCCTCCAATTTTTTGCAATATTTGAACCAAATGTTAGTGTATataacatacattttctttttataaaagttaGCTTAATAGACCACAGAGTGAATGTAAGCAAGCACACAGCACGCTAATCTGGTGAGTGAAAGGCCTCTTTTCCTGCCAATATTTTTAGTATCTTTTTAAAGATCACTTTGTTTGAGGGAAAATATTACCTCAaatttttgctttgtgtgtgtttatgtggggggctttcttgtttccttttgagacagggtgtcattgcgactcaagctggcctcaaattaactATGTggacaaggatgaccttgaacttgtagatcttcctgcctctaccttccaagcaCTGGGCTTACACACGTGGACCACCTTCTCACtggcttgtttctgttttcctttctctctttctctttctccggAGAAAGGATCTATCtccgtagcccaggctgcccttgaaatCACTATACTCCTCCgccttagcctcctgaatgctaggattgtAGGCATATTATACGGAGCACATCTCTATGGAGTTTTATATAGAATCATTTAGACCCCCCAGGAGCTAGAACACAACAGGTACTCCGTGttatatctcatttttttaagttttaactgatttttgttttaatgttttttaaagcattcaATCTATAGCCCAAGAGGATAAAACTGAATAAATGAAACACATagaaagctaaataaatattCCATTTCTTAGAGGATGCACCAAAACCAAGAGAACTTATTCTGGAACAAAGACAAAAGAACTTCTTGTTGTTATGAAAAGTAGTTCAGATTGTTAATTGTTAGGTTAATGgtagttttctttgtcttttattgttctttttaattcATCTGCGAGTGAGAGCTATAAGACAAGGGTACTCGGCATTTCTCGGAGCACAATGTATAAAGGAGGAAGGGGTTCACATCACATTTGCCAAAGAGCAGGCATCTGGCCAGAGTAGTCATCAGGCCTTTTTCCCCAACAACGGACCTCAGATCTGCTCCTTAGGTCACCAAAGCTGGAAGCACTTCGGAAGCACAGACCGGGGAAACTCAAAAGTAAAGCCTGCCAGCCAGGACCGGGATGAGAGCATAAAACCTTAGCTCCCCATTCCCCCTGCAAGCGCCCGTCCTGGACAGCGCTTTGCGCGCCTTTCCCTCCGAGATCAATAACCGCATCCCGCACCCTCCCTCCGGGGAACCGATCAGAACAACCGGCCTTCGCTTCTCCGGCCACCAAATTCTCCACTTCGACCTTTCCTCCCGCCCACTCCCCGAAAGCACGTGCAAATACGGGTAAAACGGTCTCGGTAGCTGGGAAGCCGGGGATGTCTGGGTTTTTTTCACCCAGAGGGGCCTTCCCGCGCACTCAGCCCGACACCGTTCGGAGCAGCCCGCCGCGGCTCTGCACTCAGCCCTCGGGTCCCGCCGCCCGTGCGCACCTCGCGAGTGCCGGCCCGCCGCCCCCGACACACTCACAAGGTGTCCAGCAGCAGCTTGGCGGCGCCCTCGAAGCTGAGCCGTTGCCGCTTCTGGAACGTCTCCCAGCGCTCCCGCTGCTCCCCCAGGTCGAGCGCCGATACCGAGGAGGCGGCGGTGGCCGCCGGCGGCGGCTCCTCGGCGGCCGCCTCCTGGGCCCGTGGCGGTGGCTTGGGCCGCGGCTTTGCCGACGGCTGCAGgccgcccgccccgcccccgcccccgcccccggcccTAGTCCTGCTCCGGGAGCGCTGCGCGCGGCTTTCGCCGCCGCTCAAGCCCCCGGAGGCCCCCGAGCGCCGCTGCTCCCGCGGGCCGGTGGCCACGGCGCTGCGAGTCCGCCGCATGTCTCCCTCAGCCGGGCTCGCAGGCCTCTCAGCTCTGCGCGCTCCCGCCGGCCGATACGCGTCCCCGCCTCCCGACAACCTGAAGGCCCCGGGGGTGGTGCGCGGCGCTCCGGAACACGCGAGCTCGGGATCCAACGAGAGACCCTGGGCGGTGGGGCCGGCCGAGCGCTGAGGGTCTAACCAGACCGCGCCTCCACCTGCGCTTGCAGGTAGCGGTGCCCGTTTGGTCAGCGAAGGAGCTTCTGGCCTCCAACCACACATTCGCAACTGGGGACCTGAGTCAGGCCTCTCAGTTCATAAATTCACGGCCACATCAGAGCTGGCACGCTTGGGGGACTTAGTGGTTTCCAAAGTGGTAACACTACCAACTTTGCAGAAGCCATTATGTACCTAATGGGAGCTAACGTATGTAAATTGTCGGACATCTGCTACTTGAAGCATAAATGACAGCTGGAATCAGTTTGATCAATGgtcaacaggttttttttttttttttttttttttttttgtggtggttttGCAGAACTGAGAATAGGACCCAGAGCCTTGAGCAAGCACTCtagcactgagccacattcccagccccaaattttgttttcaattttaagtaaatgaatgGATCCAGGATTATATTCCATTCATAGGCTTTTGCAGAATACCGTGTTGaagtttaaagacaaaaatcccaagaACCACCCACTGGGGCATCCAGGATTGTCTCCAAACCCTTTCAGTTGTTCTCACACTTTAgataaaaacattcttttactaatttttgctgcatttttcatttttcaacttagttctgtttttgttgattttattagaATATAGAATccatttattgtcttttttttttaagatttatttatttattatatgtaagtacactgcagctgtcttcagacactccagaagagggcatcagatcttgttagggatggttgtgagccaccatgtggttgttgggatttgaactctggaccttctgaagagcagtcgggtgctcttacccactgagccatctcaccagcccttattgtCTTTTTAACGATGAAAATGTTATGGGTTTTCCCAAATACAGCTTGATTAATTCATAAATCCTCATTAAGTTTTAACACAAAGTTCTCAATAATTGAAACTTCCTAGATGCATAATTTGTTTTGGTGTTTCCTTTGTGCCCGTATCCTAAGTGTACAGATTTGCATCCACCACTTCAGATGTGGCACATCCTAGCACACTAGAATATCTCcaaaaggaaagcagaagtgaCCACCTTTTCGGCTTTTTCTCACTGTGACTTACTTTTGCCTGTTTTGTGTCTTTAATTAGAGACAAGGTCTaaccgtgtagccctggctggcctggacctcactaaTGCAGCTCAGGTTCACCTTAGCTCActgtgatctgcctgcctccgcctcctgacacacattacagttttaaaaatctttattcagGAGGGGAGCAAGTGTACAGGCACATGGGGAGCAGAAGACAGTCTACACCATGAAGTCTCTTCTTGCACCAAACAGGCTGTCTGGTGACATGCACCTTTACTTGGCTGTCCTGCTTGCTTGAGTCACGGCTTCACTCTCTAGCCTAGTCTAGTCCTAGACTCACTAAGTAGctaaggctggcttcaaacctgtACCAATTCTccagcctcaacctcccaagtgctagaatcacAGGTGTGATCTACCACTCTACTTTGGCCTATCTTTGAATGTCATTTCAAAATTAGCATGTACATTGTTAAATCTAATTCTGTTCAACATTTTGGAaataattgattatatatatataatttattgatgTCAATATGATCTATGCAGATTGGCTTTTTTCAATGCAACACAAACAAGGGTCATCAgagagggaaccttaactgaaaaaaaaaaaaaatgcctccatcagattagctgGTAAGTCTGTAGGTCATTTCCTTGATTCATTGTTGATCACcatcacccctgggcaggtggtcctggactcttatgagagcaggctgagcaagccagtaagcagtaagcagtattcttccttcatggcttctgagtcagtttctgtcctgactgGCACAGCCGTGAGGGAGAAAATTTACACAAGAGTAtatcaccgtgtgtgtgtgtgtgtgtgtgtgtgtgtgtgtgtgtgtgtgttgcatgtgttgCATGTGTATGTCAGAGTTCAATGACAGGTGTCTTCCTTCACGGTTCTCCACCTTCATTCTGAGTTATGGTTCCTTACTGAAACGGGAGCTCACACTCTGCTTACGCTGGAAGGCCACTGCACTCGAGGAGATGACTAATCCCTAGCAGCCccacagtggggggggggctacaGACTGTGACCCCAGTGTCCActtttatatgggtgctagggatcctaACTCAGGGCTTCGTGTGTGTGTGGCAGGCTAGCCCCTAGTCCCCTTACATTTATTCTCTTAACTGAATACTTTTGTTTCTAATCTGTGCAAATGTGATAAAGCTAGTATTCACTTTAACATTCTTACCCAAGTCTTTTGGTAGACCAGTTTCTCTCCAAACATTCAAAAGTGGAATTTCTGGTTCACAGGTTAAGACTGTGCTGTGACCAAGTCAGAGTTGTCTtactcagcaatcctcctgcctctacctgtcaCAGATGCTAGGaccaaggcatgtgccaccatgccttgctagCACCATTCTTTTTAAGGAACTACTGAAGTTTTTAAGCTGGCTGGCGCGTTTTATGCTCTACCAGCACTGGATGAGGTCTGCAGTTGCTCCATACCTCACAGAAGTCACACCGCTGGTCTTTTCACTTAGCTTTCTGAGGCTGTACCATGACATCACTTCCTTTTGTTTcgaatttctttgttctgtggtaATGCTATGTTTTTCATACATTTACTGAACTTTTGGACAGTTTGAGAATCCTTTTGGGGCTGAAGAGTTGGTACTGCTATAGTAAAGGACTCTAGCTGGGTTCCCAGCACATACttcgggcagctcacaactgactgtaacttgAGGATCTAATGTCTCCTCAACTTCTtgggcacctacactcatgcacgcacatacccacagacacaattaaaaataaattttttgccgggcatggtagtgcatgcctttaatcccagcactcgggaggcagaggcaggccgatttctgagttcgaggccagcctggcctggtctacaaagtgagttccaggacagccagggctataaagagaaactcttatcttgaaaaaaacaaaaaaaaaaaatttttttaaaagacagtccatttttaaaagccaggtttATGCCTTAGgttgcttgctttctcttgctgtgataaacaccatgaccaaaagaaacttggggtgaaaaatgtttatttcatcttacagcttacagtccatcattgacaGAAGTCAAAGAAGGAATTCAAAGCGGGAACCTGGAattaggaactgaagcagagaccatggatgaatgactctgtttgtttgtttgagacgtctgtgtagccctggctgtcctggaactcactttgtagaccaggctggcctcgaactcaaattcacctgcctctgcctcccgagtgttgggattaaagacatgtgccacatgagtacactgtagctgtcgtcagacacacaATGGAGAGCATGTTGTGTNNNNNNNNNNNNNNNNNNNNNNNNNNNNNNNNNNNNNNNtttttttttttttttttttttttttatacaacccaggaccgtCTGTCAAGGCCTTTACtccccacaatgggctgggccctctcacatcaatcgtgaataaaatacccaatagacttactgtcttagtttcttctctATTGGTGTGGTAAGACACAATGACCAGGGCAATTTATACTAGGTTATTGGGAGCTTACCACTTCAGAAGGTTCAAGGCCATGACcttcatggcagggagcatggcggcaagcaggcagaggtggcactggagcagcagctgagagttccCATCTGGTTCAAAagtagcaggcaggcagaggctaGACTGGTccaggcttttgaaacttcaatgCCCACCCCCAGTAGCATACATCCTCTAGGAAGGCCACACATCAAACAACCAACTGAGGACCGCATATTCAAAATAAgcgggggccattctcattcagactgCTACACTTGTCTGCCcaccagtctgatggaggcactttctcaacgAGGGTCCCCTCTCTGGTTTGTTGACACCTAACCAGCACAGTCTGATATACTCTGTCCCTGCCAGACACTGGTGTCGAAGATGAGTTCACCAGTGGCAGCTTGTCTTTCCACTTCCTTAACGCCCACCATCTTTTGATGAATGGAAATTATTTTGAGGAAGTTCAACCTGTGAATTCTTTTCGTGGTATTTTTTTAGTTTACACAGAACTCTGCTTACCTGGAAGGTTATGTTTTCTtgtaaatatttcacatttaGTTCTTATACTTTTATCTATTCTCTCTCAAATTTATTTGTGGTTTCTGTGCATGGTTGCTTTGCTTACACTTATGTATACTGTTTGCATGCTGGTGCCCACAGCAGtgagaagagggtatcaaatccccTACAACTGGAATTACATATAGTGTGGATGGTCATGATCTATCATATAGGTATTGGGAACTAagtcgggtcctctgcaagaacaagtgctcttaatctctgagccatcgcTCTCACCCCCTCATTCCATATGGTATGTCAAATATCAATAGATCCATCACCTTTGGTCTATCTTAACCTTCCTTTCTACTTCACTGCTGTATTTTTCTGATCCTCAAACCAATATCATGGTCTTTAAGTCCTTGTTAATAAAGTCAGATAAAGTTCCCCTaaattcaaatccccagcacccacataaaaagctgtgtggctgtgcatgcctgtaacccagtGGTGGGGCAGTGCAGTGGTGGGGTACAGACACAGGACAGTTCTGGAGCTTACTGGCTAGCAGCCCAGCTCCACGTTCAGCGAGAGACTGTTTCAGCAGAACAGCAGGCATTTTCCTCTGGCTTCTAAATACACAGGTGctcacacactcacgcacatcacacacacacacacacacacagttttcttaCTTTCCCACTAAGCCATGCCCAGCTCCTACAAGGGTGACATTTGACTCATTCCTGAACCTTCACAGAAAACACTTGTCATCTTGTCTGTAATTTACGATATTGTGAGAACAGAGGCTGCATAAggctgagtctttttttttttaatgcttttttgtttgtttttgttcgtttatttattttatgtaagtacactgtagctgtcttcagacactccagaagagggagtcagatcttgttacggatggttatgagccaccatgtggttgctgggatttgaactctggacct
This sequence is a window from Mus pahari chromosome 14, PAHARI_EIJ_v1.1, whole genome shotgun sequence. Protein-coding genes within it:
- the Cenpv gene encoding centromere protein V translates to MRRTRSAVATGPREQRRSGASGGLSGGESRAQRSRSRTRAGGGGGGGAGGLQPSAKPRPKPPPRAQEAAAEEPPPAATAASSVSALDLGEQRERWETFQKRQRLSFEGAAKLLLDTFEYQGLVKHTGGCHCGAVRFEVWASADLHIFDCNCSICKKKQNRHFIVPASRFKLLKGAESITTYTFNTHKAQHTFCKRCGVQSFYTPRSNPGGFGIAPHCLDEGTVRSVVTEEFNGSDWERAMKEHKTIKNMSKE